One stretch of Leadbetterella byssophila DSM 17132 DNA includes these proteins:
- a CDS encoding glycosyltransferase family 4 protein, with protein MNKLALIGNFPPRKCGIATFSKDLFDGLIMNGVSVSVVAINDGLKNYSYPPEVEFEIEQNEVSTYIKAANYLNSNNFDAVILQHEYGIFGGRDGRHIVQLLKRLQMPVVTTLHTILDRPTEGQRDVLQEITGLSRKLISISQKGIELLKEVYDIPESKCAHIHHGVHEILTQNRDQVRKKLGVEDKKVLLTFGLLSRNKSIEVVIKALPEVVERNPDVMYIVLGETHPHVLKREGEDYRHSLLRLVSKLKLDKHVIFINRFTTNKELFDFLQLCDIYIIPYLGEKQISSGTLIYTMGAARPIISTPFWYAKEMLAENRGLLFDFNDAEQLSQKILYLLDNEEERKSIGENALALAKQCYWPNIGKQYVELLQGISWDDISATRFQLSNDLEFSLPLSPVNLHHLRVLTDDTGIFQHARYSIPDRTHGYCVDDNARALMLSVMLQNDLQDVDELNRLTSIYLSFVDYAYNESNGKFRNFMSYDRKWLEEEGSEDSVGRTMWALGYTAAQTRVSNFYHHSNSLFFRGLQKVDYIRHPRALAYLILGMVHHAEAHGDPTVIEQLRSKLGQLNAFFDPCIDKEWLWFDPIVTYANSRIPQALIAGGHYFKDEELVKRGLKILDWLIDKQFSEHLFSPIGNQGWLTPEGKAEYDQQPLEAHGMIDACLQAEMVMKDGRYAEYALKAFAWFMGENSSSAVLYDFSTGGCRDGLHSEGANMNQGAESTLSWMMSLISISYYLRRKKQ; from the coding sequence ATGAATAAATTGGCTTTGATAGGCAATTTCCCACCACGAAAATGTGGGATTGCCACCTTTTCAAAAGATCTCTTTGATGGTTTAATCATGAATGGAGTGTCCGTCTCAGTGGTAGCGATCAATGACGGACTCAAAAATTATTCCTATCCTCCGGAAGTAGAATTTGAGATTGAGCAAAACGAGGTAAGTACCTATATCAAGGCTGCTAATTACCTTAATTCGAACAATTTTGATGCCGTTATCCTCCAGCATGAATACGGGATTTTTGGAGGTAGAGACGGAAGGCATATTGTGCAATTGCTCAAGCGACTGCAAATGCCGGTGGTCACTACACTTCACACCATCCTGGACAGACCTACAGAGGGTCAAAGAGATGTACTCCAGGAGATTACCGGGTTATCGCGCAAACTTATCAGTATTTCCCAAAAGGGTATAGAACTCCTGAAAGAGGTGTATGATATTCCTGAAAGTAAATGCGCGCATATCCATCATGGGGTTCATGAAATCCTTACTCAAAATAGGGATCAGGTCAGGAAGAAATTAGGTGTAGAAGACAAAAAAGTACTTCTTACCTTTGGACTTTTATCCAGAAATAAGTCCATTGAAGTGGTCATTAAAGCCCTACCGGAAGTGGTGGAGCGAAATCCTGATGTGATGTATATTGTGTTAGGTGAGACCCATCCGCACGTATTAAAAAGAGAGGGAGAGGATTATAGACATTCTTTGCTACGATTAGTTAGTAAACTAAAACTGGATAAACATGTCATTTTTATCAATAGGTTTACTACGAACAAGGAGCTTTTTGATTTTCTGCAACTCTGTGATATTTATATCATTCCTTATCTAGGAGAAAAGCAGATTTCTTCCGGTACCCTGATCTATACTATGGGAGCCGCCAGACCTATTATTTCCACTCCCTTTTGGTATGCCAAAGAAATGCTGGCTGAGAACAGAGGACTTTTATTTGATTTCAATGATGCTGAGCAATTAAGTCAAAAAATTCTCTATCTATTGGATAATGAGGAGGAGAGAAAGAGCATTGGAGAAAATGCTTTGGCTCTGGCTAAGCAATGTTATTGGCCAAATATAGGTAAGCAATATGTAGAGCTCCTACAAGGTATAAGTTGGGACGATATATCAGCTACTCGTTTCCAGCTTTCAAATGACCTGGAATTCTCTTTGCCTTTGTCGCCGGTAAACCTACATCATCTGAGGGTTCTTACAGATGACACGGGTATTTTCCAGCATGCAAGGTATAGTATCCCGGACAGGACGCACGGGTACTGTGTAGATGATAATGCCAGGGCTCTCATGCTTTCCGTGATGCTGCAAAATGATTTGCAGGATGTGGATGAACTGAATAGATTGACTAGTATATACCTGTCATTTGTGGATTATGCCTATAATGAATCCAATGGTAAGTTTAGAAACTTTATGTCGTATGACCGCAAGTGGCTGGAAGAGGAAGGGTCAGAAGATAGTGTGGGAAGGACCATGTGGGCTTTAGGGTATACGGCAGCACAAACCCGGGTTAGTAATTTCTACCACCATTCGAACAGTCTATTCTTTAGGGGACTTCAGAAAGTAGATTATATCCGTCATCCCAGAGCCTTGGCCTATTTGATACTGGGAATGGTACACCATGCAGAGGCACATGGTGATCCTACTGTTATAGAACAACTCCGTTCAAAACTGGGGCAACTAAATGCCTTTTTTGACCCATGCATAGATAAAGAGTGGTTGTGGTTTGATCCTATAGTAACTTATGCCAATAGTAGAATTCCTCAGGCCCTAATAGCCGGAGGACATTACTTTAAGGACGAAGAGTTGGTAAAACGAGGCTTAAAAATTCTGGATTGGTTGATTGACAAGCAGTTTTCGGAGCATCTATTTTCACCTATAGGAAACCAAGGGTGGCTAACACCTGAAGGCAAAGCCGAGTATGACCAACAGCCACTGGAAGCACACGGTATGATTGATGCCTGTTTACAAGCAGAAATGGTGATGAAAGATGGAAGATATGCTGAATACGCCTTGAAGGCTTTTGCCTGGTTCATGGGAGAGAACAGCAGTAGTGCTGTTTTGTACGATTTTTCAACAGGAGGATGTAGGGACGGTTTACATTCAGAAGGCGCGAATATGAATCAGGGAGCGGAGTCTACCCTTTCATGGATGATGTCCTTGATCAGTATTTCCTATTACCTCCGCCGTAAAAAGCAGTGA
- a CDS encoding glycoside hydrolase family 130 protein, with protein sequence MKRLPIKITPSPTRTLVRPFVPGNIAQIQHILERIFSTPPEDQERVMKGVYERLDLPNDSIQTIFLRHFELIQGHLPESRVFSEEEKIFIGACFTQQYALESTALFNPSIVPHPVQDKAGVTKFILSLRAIGEGHISSITFMEGEIDKELNIKLIENSPVIYESQRKEHLYDKELFMRKAGELGILFGAEQMVFEPLGDPFTFEQLEEVLNQIKGSKPFKSSINMRRLVTGIRMLALSNFTLTFTTDTISERAIYPASPSQSNGLEDARFVKFTEDDGSSIYYATFTAYDGKIIMPELLETHDFIEFKVSTLNGKAAKNKGMALFPRKVNGKYMMLGRQDNESLYLMSSDNPYFWYESQPLVKPTFDWEMIQIGNCGSPVEIDEGWLVITHGVGPVRTYSIGALLLDKDDPSKIIGRLKEPLLTPSKQERFGYVPNVFYSCGAMAIGRTLVLPYAIGDVVTTFTLVDIDRLIKRMIE encoded by the coding sequence ATGAAGAGACTACCTATTAAAATAACCCCATCCCCGACGAGGACGCTGGTGCGTCCTTTTGTCCCGGGGAATATTGCTCAAATCCAGCATATCTTAGAGCGCATCTTTTCTACTCCTCCGGAAGATCAAGAGAGGGTAATGAAAGGGGTCTACGAACGTTTAGACTTGCCCAATGATAGCATTCAAACCATTTTTCTGAGGCATTTTGAATTGATTCAGGGGCATTTGCCTGAAAGTAGAGTATTCTCTGAAGAAGAAAAGATCTTTATTGGCGCTTGTTTTACACAGCAGTACGCCTTAGAATCTACGGCTTTATTCAATCCTTCCATTGTTCCCCATCCGGTTCAGGACAAGGCTGGGGTTACTAAATTCATATTGAGTCTTAGGGCCATAGGGGAGGGCCATATCTCTTCCATCACCTTTATGGAAGGAGAGATTGACAAGGAATTGAATATTAAACTTATTGAAAATTCTCCGGTTATTTATGAATCTCAGAGAAAGGAACATTTGTACGACAAGGAACTTTTCATGCGTAAGGCCGGAGAATTAGGAATACTTTTTGGTGCTGAGCAAATGGTTTTTGAACCCCTGGGTGATCCTTTTACTTTTGAACAATTAGAAGAGGTATTAAATCAAATAAAGGGGTCAAAACCTTTTAAAAGTAGTATCAATATGCGGCGACTCGTAACCGGAATCCGCATGCTGGCTCTCTCTAATTTCACCCTGACTTTTACCACAGATACCATTTCTGAACGGGCTATTTATCCGGCTTCTCCTTCTCAAAGCAACGGACTAGAAGATGCACGCTTCGTGAAATTTACAGAAGATGATGGAAGCAGTATCTATTATGCCACATTTACAGCTTATGACGGGAAGATTATCATGCCGGAGTTACTGGAAACCCATGACTTTATAGAATTTAAAGTATCTACCTTGAATGGAAAAGCTGCTAAAAATAAGGGTATGGCCCTTTTTCCTAGAAAGGTGAATGGGAAATACATGATGTTAGGGCGTCAGGATAATGAATCGCTGTACCTCATGAGTTCTGACAATCCTTACTTTTGGTATGAGTCCCAACCTTTGGTTAAACCTACTTTTGATTGGGAAATGATACAAATTGGGAATTGTGGTTCACCCGTGGAAATTGATGAAGGCTGGTTAGTGATAACGCATGGAGTGGGACCTGTACGCACCTATTCCATTGGTGCGCTACTTTTAGATAAAGATGATCCTTCTAAGATCATTGGACGTTTGAAAGAACCTTTACTTACCCCTAGTAAGCAAGAGCGTTTTGGTTACGTTCCTAATGTCTTCTATTCTTGTGGTGCCATGGCCATTGGTAGGACTTTAGTTTTGCCGTATGCTATAGGAGATGTAGTAACTACCTTCACTTTAGTGGATATTGATCGTTTGATTAAAAGAATGATAGAATGA
- a CDS encoding glycosyltransferase family 4 protein: MKIAMLAPIAWRTPPRHYGPWELVTSLLTEELVKMGLDVTLFATADSITKGKLRSVAMQGYEEDREMDAKVWECLHIAQCFEQADEFDLIHNHFDFLSLTYSKLVKTPMLTTIHGFSSPKILEVYKKYNANTHYVAISEANKSPELDYVETVYHGIDLNDFEFKGEEGEYLLFYGRIHPDKGTKEAVEMALALDMPLIIAGIIQDQDYYDQWVKPFLKKGKVEYVGSIGPERRNECLGNAKVLLHPIHFEEPFGLSVVEAMACGTPVLAFNKGSMPELIHHGENGFIVQDMEEACAYIPKVSSISRMKCREIVEQRFSKEIMAQRYLEVYKRLIIRPESAVAV; encoded by the coding sequence ATGAAAATTGCCATGTTAGCGCCTATAGCCTGGCGTACTCCTCCCCGTCATTATGGTCCTTGGGAACTGGTTACTTCTTTATTGACTGAAGAATTGGTAAAGATGGGATTAGACGTTACCCTTTTTGCCACGGCAGACTCCATTACTAAGGGGAAATTGAGAAGTGTAGCCATGCAGGGGTATGAAGAGGACAGGGAAATGGATGCGAAGGTCTGGGAGTGTTTGCATATAGCACAATGCTTTGAGCAAGCAGATGAATTTGACCTCATTCATAATCATTTTGATTTTTTGTCCTTAACTTATTCCAAATTGGTTAAAACTCCTATGTTAACTACCATACATGGCTTTTCATCTCCTAAGATTTTGGAAGTTTATAAAAAATACAATGCGAATACGCATTATGTGGCTATCAGTGAAGCAAATAAGTCTCCCGAATTAGATTATGTGGAAACCGTTTATCACGGCATAGATCTGAATGATTTCGAGTTTAAGGGAGAGGAAGGTGAGTATTTATTGTTCTACGGAAGAATCCATCCGGATAAAGGCACAAAGGAGGCTGTGGAGATGGCTTTGGCTTTGGACATGCCGCTGATAATAGCTGGTATTATTCAGGATCAGGATTATTATGATCAGTGGGTAAAACCTTTTTTGAAAAAGGGGAAAGTGGAATATGTGGGCAGTATAGGGCCTGAACGACGAAATGAGTGTCTAGGTAATGCTAAAGTTTTGTTGCATCCTATTCATTTTGAGGAACCCTTTGGCTTATCCGTAGTTGAAGCCATGGCTTGTGGTACGCCGGTACTGGCGTTTAATAAGGGTAGTATGCCAGAGCTTATTCATCACGGGGAGAATGGATTTATAGTTCAGGACATGGAAGAGGCCTGCGCCTATATTCCTAAAGTGTCTTCTATTTCAAGGATGAAGTGTAGGGAAATAGTAGAACAAAGGTTTTCAAAGGAAATTATGGCCCAACGGTACTTGGAGGTATACAAAAGATTGATCATTAGACCGGAGAGCGCTGTTGCTGTATAG